From Meiothermus sp., a single genomic window includes:
- a CDS encoding NAD(P)(+) transhydrogenase (Re/Si-specific) subunit beta, whose translation MENFVELIYFLTALLFILGLKRMSSPNTARSGVIWAGVAMVAATVATFFLPGMHNQGLMLVAILIGTVVAWIAAKRVQMTDMPQMVAIYNGMGGGAAGAIAAVELLRGEFGEAQGLKLLAILGALIGSVSFTGSLIAFAKLQGLMSSRPIQFPAQKLINAAVGAGALLFALWVLFTQSGPLILVFFLLALGFGVLMTLPIGGGDMPVVISLFNAFTGLAVGFEGFAIGNAALIVAGTVVGAAGTLLTLLMAKAMNRSLWSVLVGGFGVEQEAGEVKGSLKPIDLEDAAVMLAYASKVIFVPGYGMAVAQAQHKLRELADVLESKGVEVKFAIHPVAGRMPGHMNVLLAEAGVPYEKLYDLEDINPEFPQADVAVVIGANDVVNPAARRKGSPLYGMPILEVDKAKNAIVIKRGQGKGFAGVENELFYADNTRMLYGDAQGVLGQLVQSLKKL comes from the coding sequence ATGGAAAACTTTGTCGAGCTAATCTACTTCCTGACGGCGCTCTTGTTTATCCTGGGCCTCAAGCGCATGTCCTCGCCCAACACCGCCCGCAGTGGGGTGATCTGGGCCGGGGTGGCCATGGTGGCGGCCACAGTGGCTACCTTTTTCCTGCCCGGGATGCACAACCAGGGCCTGATGCTGGTGGCCATCCTCATCGGCACGGTGGTGGCCTGGATTGCCGCCAAGCGCGTGCAGATGACCGACATGCCCCAGATGGTAGCTATCTACAACGGCATGGGCGGGGGGGCTGCCGGGGCCATTGCGGCGGTGGAGCTTTTACGTGGAGAGTTCGGCGAGGCCCAGGGGCTCAAGCTGCTGGCCATTCTGGGAGCCCTCATTGGCTCGGTCTCCTTCACCGGTAGCCTGATTGCCTTCGCCAAGCTCCAGGGCCTGATGTCGAGCCGCCCCATCCAGTTCCCGGCCCAAAAGCTGATCAACGCGGCGGTGGGGGCGGGGGCTTTGCTCTTTGCCCTGTGGGTGCTCTTTACCCAGTCGGGGCCGCTGATCCTGGTTTTCTTTTTGCTGGCTTTGGGTTTTGGGGTGCTGATGACCCTCCCCATTGGCGGGGGCGATATGCCGGTGGTGATCTCGCTGTTCAACGCCTTCACCGGCCTGGCCGTGGGCTTTGAAGGCTTCGCCATTGGCAATGCGGCCCTGATTGTGGCCGGTACGGTGGTGGGCGCGGCGGGTACGCTGCTCACCCTGCTGATGGCTAAGGCCATGAACCGCAGCCTGTGGAGCGTGCTGGTAGGGGGCTTTGGCGTCGAGCAAGAAGCCGGCGAGGTCAAGGGCAGCCTCAAGCCGATTGACCTGGAAGACGCGGCAGTCATGCTGGCCTACGCCTCCAAGGTGATTTTTGTACCCGGCTACGGGATGGCCGTGGCCCAGGCTCAGCACAAATTGCGCGAGCTAGCGGATGTACTCGAGTCCAAGGGGGTGGAGGTCAAGTTTGCCATTCACCCGGTGGCGGGCCGCATGCCCGGCCACATGAACGTGCTGCTGGCCGAGGCGGGGGTGCCCTATGAGAAGCTCTACGACCTCGAGGACATCAACCCCGAGTTCCCCCAGGCCGACGTAGCGGTGGTGATCGGGGCCAACGATGTGGTCAACCCAGCAGCCAGACGCAAGGGCTCACCCCTCTACGGGATGCCCATCCTGGAGGTAGACAAAGCCAAAAATGCCATCGTTATCAAGCGCGGGCAGGGCAAGGGGTTTGCTGGGGTCGAAAACGAACTCTTCTACGCCGACAACACCCGCATGCTCTATGGCGATGCCCAAGGGGTGTTGGGTCAGTTGGTGCAGTCGCTCAAGAAACTTTAG
- a CDS encoding NAD(P) transhydrogenase subunit alpha codes for MDATWAALYIFLLAAFTGYEVISRVPVILHTPLMSGSNFIHGIVVVGAMVVLGHAETPLEQAIGFFGVILGAANAAGGYAVTERMLEMFERKPKGGQ; via the coding sequence ATGGACGCAACCTGGGCTGCGCTATACATTTTTTTGCTGGCGGCTTTTACCGGGTATGAAGTAATTAGCCGGGTGCCGGTGATTCTGCACACCCCCCTGATGTCGGGCTCCAACTTCATTCACGGCATTGTGGTGGTGGGGGCCATGGTGGTCTTGGGCCACGCCGAGACCCCCCTCGAGCAGGCCATCGGCTTTTTTGGCGTAATTCTGGGGGCGGCCAACGCTGCGGGCGGCTACGCCGTGACCGAACGGATGCTGGAGATGTTCGAACGGAAGCCGAAAGGAGGCCAATAG